One window from the genome of Pseudonocardia hierapolitana encodes:
- a CDS encoding LacI family DNA-binding transcriptional regulator, producing the protein MAVTIHEVAKGADVSVSTVSRAFTMPDMVNAATRRKVLQVAEELGYQPNRAARGLVTGKTGNIGVVVPDVANPFFSAMLKGCTARAREVRHVVFLADAAEDPRVEAEVVGAMAKQVDGVVLCSPRMQPTQLERLVGSTPLVLVNRDEAGLPAVLMDSGDGARQALEHLAALGHRRIAHLAGPPASWAGEQRLQGLRAAAPACDVETVELGPFPPTFQGGVQAADLALARGVTAILAFNDLMAVGVLNRLAARGVAVPADISVVGYDDIEMSSMTTVPLTTVRMPMEAGGRAAVDLLLDGLDAGIEPEATHRWLPTQLIVRSTTAPPRQDSGSARVLAGR; encoded by the coding sequence ATGGCGGTCACGATCCACGAGGTGGCGAAGGGTGCCGACGTCTCGGTGTCCACCGTGTCCCGGGCGTTCACGATGCCCGACATGGTGAACGCCGCGACGCGGCGGAAGGTCCTGCAGGTGGCCGAGGAGCTCGGCTACCAGCCGAACCGTGCGGCGCGCGGCCTCGTCACCGGCAAGACCGGCAACATCGGCGTGGTCGTGCCCGACGTCGCCAACCCGTTCTTCTCGGCCATGCTCAAGGGCTGCACCGCGCGGGCCCGTGAGGTGCGGCACGTGGTGTTCCTCGCCGACGCCGCCGAGGACCCGCGCGTCGAGGCCGAGGTCGTCGGGGCGATGGCCAAGCAGGTCGACGGCGTCGTGCTCTGCTCGCCGCGCATGCAGCCCACGCAGCTGGAGCGGCTGGTCGGCTCCACCCCGCTGGTGCTGGTCAACCGCGACGAGGCGGGCCTGCCCGCCGTGCTCATGGACTCGGGCGACGGGGCGCGCCAGGCCCTCGAACACCTCGCCGCGCTCGGCCACCGGCGCATCGCGCACCTGGCCGGGCCCCCGGCGTCGTGGGCGGGGGAGCAGCGGTTGCAGGGCCTGCGGGCCGCGGCGCCCGCCTGCGACGTCGAGACCGTCGAGCTCGGCCCGTTCCCGCCCACGTTCCAGGGCGGGGTGCAGGCCGCCGACCTCGCGCTCGCCCGCGGCGTCACCGCGATCCTGGCCTTCAACGACCTGATGGCGGTGGGCGTGCTCAACCGGCTCGCCGCCCGCGGCGTCGCGGTGCCGGCGGACATCAGCGTGGTCGGGTACGACGACATCGAGATGTCGTCGATGACCACCGTGCCGCTCACCACCGTGCGCATGCCGATGGAGGCGGGCGGCCGCGCCGCCGTCGACCTGCTGCTCGACGGGCTGGACGCGGGGATCGAGCCGGAGGCCACGCATCGCTGGCTGCCCACCCAGCTGATCGTGCGGTCCACCACGGCGCCGCCCAGGCAGGACTCCGGTTCGGCTCGGGTGCTGGCGGGCCGGTGA
- a CDS encoding FtsW/RodA/SpoVE family cell cycle protein produces MLIVEHGEHPAPDEPTGRAPLRPKDRRGVAFDLVAVLAALVLVGLGLANLYAVDGLDHAARQATIAAVGVVLLVALWRFRMRLLMALGWLTYAAAVLLLAAVHVGGVTFNGAKRWISVGDLTFQPSELAKLGLLLVLAAALGSDRPAWQRSAAAVVLAAVPLTLTALQPDLSTTLLMLALTVAMLVIGRVPARFLLPLFGTAAIAAPLAVALLRPYQVERLGSFLVGAEESPTGAGWAVLQAHIAMGWGSLFGRADHPLTGLLAQYLPEKETDLALASLVEQFGLVAGASAIAAAVVLVWRLALASRAPRPSGGVLVAGGLAVLIGVEVLVSVGGNLGLLPLAGVPFPLVSYGGTALLVHLAAIGVALGVRRDGARTRLLIVSRWRARRPRLVRAIAVGLTALLVLFGQYARELQTARGEALAAAGEQQMTRCIRIPAERGAITDRHGAPLAVSATATGAGTYEVVAVPAVVRSQPGDVARLAELVGRPADAVRTALDDAAPTTLSLVIAEVPGPAADAVTAAGLPGVLVVPTARRVYPTGALLGPVLGFVGIATPEEEQRWPDLPSGEFVGRAGLELQYDAVLRGVNGRQCVYVDPEGVPVTMGERVEPVPGAALRTSLDLGLQQRLRGSLDAALRAQPRRAATAAAVAMDARNGQVLAMVSLPSYDDNLYGPPVDVPALQAVSSAPGHPMLEGVTQAALPPGSTFKLVVATAGVLHPVFPPGRAIPTGGSFTLGGHTFGNWRVMGPMDLVESIAWSNDVYFYKLAHALGPAPMIEAARALGVGAPTGIDLPGESAGYLGTPETVEASGRRWYGGSTVILGIGQGYLLTTPLQNARWTAGIATGQLVTPRLGLAAGTDASGHTALPAPAPAPLPFADRLGPVRDGMRAAVTSGTAARLAGLPFPVAAKTGTAQDGSLPEGTYDNWLSAVAPADDPGIVVTAVVQGPGTGGNNVKGVVADALQHYADHRAELLATGPAQ; encoded by the coding sequence ATGCTCATCGTGGAGCACGGCGAGCACCCCGCGCCGGACGAGCCGACCGGGCGGGCGCCGCTGCGGCCGAAGGACCGGCGGGGTGTCGCGTTCGACCTCGTCGCCGTCCTCGCCGCGCTCGTGCTCGTCGGGCTGGGCCTCGCCAACCTCTACGCCGTCGACGGCCTCGACCATGCCGCGCGCCAGGCGACGATCGCGGCGGTCGGGGTCGTGCTGCTGGTGGCGCTGTGGCGGTTCCGCATGCGGCTGCTGATGGCCCTGGGGTGGCTCACCTACGCCGCCGCCGTGCTCCTGCTCGCCGCGGTCCACGTCGGCGGGGTGACCTTCAACGGCGCGAAGCGGTGGATCTCGGTCGGCGACCTCACGTTCCAGCCGTCGGAGCTCGCCAAGCTCGGGCTGCTGCTCGTGCTGGCCGCGGCCCTCGGCTCGGACCGGCCGGCGTGGCAGCGGTCGGCGGCCGCGGTCGTGCTCGCCGCCGTCCCGCTCACCCTGACGGCGCTGCAGCCGGACCTCAGCACCACGCTGCTGATGCTCGCGCTCACGGTCGCGATGCTGGTCATCGGCCGCGTGCCGGCCCGCTTCCTGCTCCCCCTGTTCGGGACCGCGGCCATCGCCGCTCCGCTCGCCGTCGCCCTCCTGCGGCCCTACCAGGTCGAGCGGCTCGGCAGCTTCCTCGTCGGCGCCGAGGAGTCCCCGACCGGAGCCGGGTGGGCGGTGCTCCAGGCGCACATCGCGATGGGCTGGGGCTCGCTCTTCGGACGCGCCGACCACCCGCTGACCGGCCTGCTCGCCCAGTACCTGCCCGAGAAGGAGACCGATCTCGCGCTGGCCAGCCTCGTCGAGCAGTTCGGGCTGGTCGCGGGGGCGAGCGCGATCGCAGCGGCCGTCGTCCTGGTCTGGCGGCTCGCGCTGGCCAGCCGCGCGCCGCGGCCGTCGGGTGGTGTGCTCGTGGCAGGCGGGCTCGCGGTGCTGATCGGTGTCGAGGTCCTCGTGTCGGTCGGGGGCAACCTCGGCCTGCTCCCGCTCGCCGGGGTGCCGTTCCCGCTGGTCAGCTACGGAGGCACCGCCCTGCTGGTGCACCTCGCCGCGATCGGCGTCGCCCTCGGCGTCCGCCGCGACGGGGCCCGGACGCGGCTGCTGATCGTCTCCCGGTGGCGGGCGCGCCGTCCCCGGCTCGTCCGGGCCATCGCCGTGGGGCTGACCGCGCTGCTCGTGCTGTTCGGGCAGTACGCCCGGGAGCTGCAGACCGCCCGTGGCGAGGCGCTGGCCGCGGCCGGGGAGCAGCAGATGACGCGCTGCATCCGCATCCCGGCCGAGCGCGGGGCGATCACCGACCGGCACGGCGCCCCGCTCGCCGTGAGCGCGACGGCCACGGGTGCCGGCACCTACGAGGTCGTCGCCGTGCCGGCCGTCGTCCGGTCCCAGCCCGGTGACGTCGCTCGGCTCGCGGAGCTCGTCGGGCGACCCGCCGACGCCGTGCGCACCGCCCTCGACGACGCGGCCCCGACCACGCTCTCGCTGGTCATCGCCGAGGTGCCCGGCCCGGCGGCGGACGCCGTCACGGCCGCCGGGCTCCCCGGCGTGCTGGTCGTGCCGACGGCCCGGCGCGTCTACCCGACCGGTGCCCTGCTCGGTCCTGTGCTGGGATTCGTCGGCATCGCCACGCCGGAGGAGGAGCAGCGGTGGCCGGACCTGCCGTCCGGCGAGTTCGTCGGGCGGGCCGGCCTGGAGCTGCAGTACGACGCGGTGCTGCGGGGCGTGAACGGCCGCCAGTGCGTGTACGTCGACCCCGAGGGCGTGCCGGTGACGATGGGCGAGCGGGTGGAGCCGGTCCCCGGCGCCGCGCTGCGGACGTCGCTCGACCTCGGCCTGCAGCAGCGGCTCAGGGGCAGCCTCGACGCGGCGCTCCGGGCCCAGCCCCGGCGCGCGGCCACCGCCGCCGCGGTGGCGATGGACGCCCGCAACGGGCAGGTCCTCGCGATGGTGAGCCTCCCGTCGTACGACGACAACCTCTACGGTCCGCCCGTCGACGTCCCCGCGCTGCAGGCCGTGAGCAGCGCCCCCGGGCACCCGATGCTGGAGGGCGTGACGCAGGCGGCGCTGCCACCCGGCTCGACGTTCAAGCTGGTGGTGGCCACGGCGGGCGTCCTCCACCCGGTCTTCCCGCCGGGCCGGGCGATCCCGACCGGCGGGAGCTTCACCCTCGGCGGGCACACGTTCGGCAACTGGCGGGTGATGGGCCCGATGGACCTCGTCGAGTCGATCGCGTGGTCGAACGACGTCTACTTCTACAAGCTCGCGCACGCCCTCGGCCCGGCCCCGATGATCGAGGCCGCGCGGGCGCTCGGGGTGGGCGCGCCGACCGGGATCGACCTGCCCGGCGAGTCCGCCGGCTACCTCGGCACGCCGGAGACCGTCGAGGCGTCCGGGCGCCGCTGGTACGGCGGCTCGACGGTGATCCTCGGCATCGGGCAGGGCTACCTGCTGACCACGCCCCTGCAGAACGCCCGCTGGACCGCCGGGATCGCCACCGGGCAGCTGGTCACGCCGCGGCTTGGGCTGGCCGCTGGCACCGACGCGAGCGGCCACACGGCGCTGCCCGCCCCGGCGCCGGCTCCGCTGCCGTTCGCCGACCGGCTCGGCCCGGTCCGCGACGGCATGCGCGCCGCGGTGACGAGCGGCACCGCGGCGCGGCTGGCGGGTCTGCCGTTCCCGGTCGCGGCGAAGACGGGCACGGCCCAGGACGGCAGCCTGCCCGAGGGCACCTACGACAACTGGCTGTCTGCGGTCGCGCCGGCGGACGACCCGGGCATCGTGGTCACCGCCGTCGTGCAGGGCCCGGGCACGGGCGGCAACAACGTCAAGGGCGTGGTGGCCGACGCGCTGCAGCACTATGCCGACCACCGCGCGGAGCTGCTCGCGACCGGCCCGGCGCAGTAG
- a CDS encoding NADP-dependent oxidoreductase, giving the protein MTSANVPETTREIHLAARPVGVPRLDDLAITEAKLPELADGQILVRNTWMSVDPYMRGRMDDVPSPVLPPFAIGEPLDGSAVGEVVASRSAAIAVGATVSHFLGWREHAVLDGSAAEVVDTAIARARAYLGPLGPTGLTAYAAVTDVAAVRPGDVVFVSSAAGAVGSVAGQLARKAGAARVIGSAGGPEKAAALLDVFGFDAAIDHRAGPVGEQLARVAPDGIDVYVDNVGGEHLAAALDALHVGGRVALVGAISGYNAVQPPPGPSNLLQAVLKQITLRGMQVGAYLPQMGRYTARAAGWLADGSLRTRETVYEGLEQAPEALLGVLTGAGVGKVLVRLGG; this is encoded by the coding sequence ATGACCAGCGCGAACGTCCCGGAGACCACCCGGGAGATCCACCTCGCCGCCCGCCCGGTCGGCGTGCCGCGGCTCGACGACCTCGCGATCACCGAGGCGAAGCTGCCCGAGCTCGCCGACGGCCAGATCCTGGTCCGCAACACCTGGATGTCGGTCGACCCCTACATGCGGGGCCGCATGGACGACGTCCCCTCGCCGGTGCTCCCGCCGTTCGCGATCGGCGAGCCCCTCGACGGCTCGGCGGTCGGGGAGGTCGTCGCGTCCCGGTCGGCCGCGATCGCGGTCGGCGCCACCGTCTCGCACTTCCTCGGGTGGCGCGAGCACGCGGTGCTCGACGGGTCGGCGGCCGAGGTCGTCGACACCGCGATCGCGCGCGCCCGGGCCTACCTCGGGCCGCTCGGCCCCACCGGTCTCACCGCCTACGCCGCCGTCACCGACGTCGCGGCGGTGCGCCCGGGGGACGTCGTGTTCGTCTCCAGCGCAGCGGGTGCCGTCGGCAGCGTCGCGGGCCAGCTCGCCCGCAAGGCCGGCGCCGCCCGGGTCATCGGGTCGGCGGGCGGGCCCGAGAAGGCCGCCGCGCTCCTCGACGTCTTCGGGTTCGACGCGGCGATCGACCACCGCGCGGGCCCCGTGGGGGAGCAGCTGGCGCGGGTCGCGCCGGACGGCATCGACGTCTACGTCGACAACGTGGGCGGGGAACACCTCGCCGCAGCCCTCGACGCGCTGCACGTCGGCGGCCGGGTCGCGCTCGTCGGGGCGATCAGCGGCTACAACGCGGTGCAACCGCCGCCCGGCCCATCGAACCTCCTGCAGGCCGTGCTGAAGCAGATCACGCTGCGCGGGATGCAGGTCGGCGCCTACCTCCCCCAGATGGGGCGGTACACCGCCCGCGCGGCGGGCTGGCTCGCCGACGGCAGCCTCCGCACCCGGGAGACCGTGTACGAGGGCCTGGAGCAGGCACCCGAGGCGCTGCTGGGCGTGCTCACCGGGGCAGGCGTCGGGAAGGTCCTCGTCCGGCTGGGTGGCTGA
- a CDS encoding AfsR/SARP family transcriptional regulator, with protein sequence MRFGVLGSLAVWTADGEPVRIPELKVRALLADLLVHAGRPVGVDRLIDDLWAERMPRDPHGALQTRVSQLRRALAAGGGRDLVVFQPPGYVLQVRDEALDVTRFRRLTAQAAAAAGPRERAGLLADALALWRGPALADFADEEFARSAAARWEEERLEALESRAEARLALGEHGALAAELGELVARHPLRERLRAAHLRALHRSGRQTEALAGFHDFRRLLADELGLAPGRELVALHEAILRHDPAEEPAPEVDALPRSNLPEPLTAVVGREDAVTAVRARVAGARLVTLTGPGGVGKTRLALEVAAGLREPDGDGPWLVELAALDARVDGFASSVAVATTVATALGLRDDPRSAVDPAERVADALRTRRTLLVLDNCEHLAGAVADLVEALLAAAPGLRVLATSREPLRVAGEALWPVPPLALPAPDASPALQRAAGAVQLFAARAAAATPDFVLDDATAAAVARICRRLDGLPLALELAAPRVRVFGVHELADRLDAVGPLAHTDRFGLLGTGPRSAPARQRTLRATIDWSWGLLDEPDAACCAGSRYRPAPRAWRRSSRSQAPTSAGTRWTSSQAWSTGPWSRRSPAARESRRATGCWSPCGTTGSTGWRRRARWRPPGNATWSTTSHWRRRRPPGSAAPSRGVGCAAWRAHRRTCAPPWTRP encoded by the coding sequence GTGCGTTTCGGGGTGCTCGGCTCGCTCGCGGTGTGGACCGCGGACGGGGAGCCGGTCCGCATCCCGGAGCTCAAGGTGCGTGCGCTGCTCGCAGACCTGCTCGTGCACGCCGGGCGCCCCGTCGGCGTGGACCGGCTGATCGACGACCTGTGGGCCGAGCGGATGCCGCGGGACCCGCACGGGGCCCTGCAGACCCGGGTGTCGCAGCTGCGGCGGGCGCTCGCCGCGGGCGGCGGCCGGGACCTCGTGGTCTTCCAGCCGCCCGGGTACGTGCTGCAGGTCCGGGACGAGGCGCTCGACGTCACGCGGTTCCGGCGGCTCACCGCGCAGGCCGCTGCGGCCGCAGGCCCCCGCGAGCGCGCCGGGCTGCTGGCCGACGCCCTCGCGCTGTGGCGGGGCCCCGCGCTCGCCGACTTCGCCGACGAGGAGTTCGCCAGGTCCGCGGCGGCCCGCTGGGAGGAGGAGCGGCTCGAGGCGCTCGAGTCACGCGCCGAGGCCCGGCTCGCGCTCGGCGAGCACGGCGCGCTGGCCGCCGAGCTGGGCGAGCTCGTCGCCCGCCATCCGCTGCGGGAGCGGCTGCGGGCCGCCCACCTGCGGGCCCTGCACCGGTCCGGGCGCCAGACCGAGGCCCTCGCGGGCTTCCACGACTTCCGCAGGCTGCTGGCCGACGAGCTGGGGCTCGCGCCCGGCCGCGAGCTCGTCGCGCTGCACGAGGCGATCCTGCGCCACGACCCGGCCGAGGAACCCGCCCCGGAGGTGGACGCGCTACCCCGCTCGAACCTGCCCGAGCCGCTCACCGCGGTCGTCGGACGGGAGGATGCGGTGACGGCCGTGCGGGCCCGCGTGGCCGGCGCGCGACTGGTGACGCTGACCGGGCCGGGCGGGGTCGGCAAGACCCGGCTCGCCCTCGAGGTGGCCGCCGGGCTGCGCGAGCCGGACGGTGACGGCCCGTGGCTGGTCGAGCTGGCCGCACTCGACGCACGGGTCGACGGGTTCGCTTCCTCCGTCGCCGTCGCCACCACCGTCGCCACCGCCCTCGGTCTGCGTGACGACCCGCGGTCCGCGGTGGACCCGGCCGAACGGGTCGCCGATGCCCTGCGGACGCGGCGCACGCTGCTCGTCCTCGACAACTGCGAGCACCTGGCCGGCGCGGTCGCGGACCTGGTGGAGGCGCTGCTGGCGGCCGCGCCGGGGCTGCGGGTGCTCGCGACCAGCCGCGAGCCGCTCCGCGTGGCGGGCGAGGCGCTGTGGCCGGTCCCGCCGCTCGCGCTGCCCGCGCCGGACGCGTCGCCCGCGCTGCAGCGGGCGGCCGGTGCCGTGCAGCTGTTCGCCGCGCGCGCCGCGGCCGCGACGCCCGACTTCGTGCTCGACGACGCGACCGCAGCGGCGGTGGCCCGCATCTGCCGTAGGCTCGACGGCTTGCCGCTCGCGCTGGAGCTGGCGGCCCCCCGGGTGCGGGTGTTCGGGGTGCACGAGCTCGCCGACCGGCTCGACGCTGTCGGCCCGCTCGCGCACACCGACCGGTTCGGGCTGCTCGGCACCGGTCCCCGCAGCGCGCCTGCCCGCCAGCGGACGCTGCGCGCCACGATCGACTGGAGCTGGGGCCTGCTCGACGAGCCGGACGCCGCGTGCTGCGCCGGCTCGCGGTACAGGCCGGCGCCTCGCGCCTGGAGGAGGTCCTCGCGCTCGCAGGCCCCGACGTCGGCCGGGACGCGGTGGACGTCCTCGCAGGCCTGGTCGACCGGTCCCTGGTCTCGGCGCTCCCCGGCGGCGCGGGAGAGCCGACGCGCTACCGGCTGCTGGAGTCCGTGCGGGACTACGGGCTCGACCGGCTGGCGGAGGCGGGCGAGGTGGCGGCCACCCGGCAACGCCACCTGGAGCACCACCTCGCACTGGCGGAGGAGGCGGCCACCCGGCTCCGCGGCCCCGAGCAGGGGCGTTGGCTGCGCGGCCTGGAGAGCGCATCGGCGGACCTGCGCGCCGCCCTGGACACGGCCGTGA
- a CDS encoding mannitol dehydrogenase family protein: MAPRTDRLGFSALADLPAAQRPLVDPRALGVGIAHLGIGAFHRAHQAVFTEEAIAAAGGDWGICGVTQRSRGVLEQLQPQDGLYSVLVRGEDTSLRVAGAVRDLLFVAEEGERLQALLAAPTTRLVTLTVTEKGYRHDPATGRLRRTDPDVAADLAGDGPPRTVVGQLVRGLQARRAADAGPITLLSCDNLPANGEVLRGLVTDFCAALPDGESLATWIAESVSFPSSMVDRIVPATTDDDRAEAAKLLGFSDRGVVVTEPFRQWVVEDHFAAGRPAWEHAGAVLTADVAPYEAMKLRLLNGSHSTLAYLGALAGHAHVADAMADPGIAGVVAHLMAEDVEPTLAVPDGYDVAAYQRELIERFHNPALRHRTVQIAMDGTQKLPQRLLGTIADRLAAGAEPRFACLGVAAWMRYVWTARAEDGAPLPVDDPLAERLRELTADAATPQAAVDALLSLEEVFGAELPANDRFCDLVTDALEALTKGGVAAATQI, from the coding sequence ATGGCACCTCGCACGGATCGGCTCGGCTTCTCCGCGCTCGCGGACCTGCCCGCCGCGCAGCGTCCGCTCGTGGACCCGCGCGCACTCGGGGTCGGCATCGCGCACCTGGGCATCGGAGCCTTCCACCGCGCCCACCAGGCGGTCTTCACCGAGGAGGCGATCGCTGCCGCGGGCGGCGACTGGGGGATCTGCGGGGTCACCCAGCGCAGCCGCGGTGTCCTCGAGCAGCTGCAGCCCCAGGACGGCCTCTACTCCGTGCTCGTCCGCGGGGAGGACACCTCGCTGCGCGTGGCGGGCGCCGTGCGCGACCTGCTGTTCGTGGCGGAGGAGGGGGAGCGGCTGCAGGCGCTGCTGGCCGCACCTACCACCCGGCTGGTCACCCTCACCGTCACCGAGAAGGGCTACCGGCACGACCCGGCCACCGGCAGGCTGCGCCGCACCGACCCCGACGTGGCCGCCGACCTCGCGGGCGACGGGCCGCCCCGCACGGTCGTGGGGCAGCTGGTGCGCGGCCTGCAGGCCCGCCGTGCCGCCGACGCGGGCCCGATCACGCTGCTGTCGTGCGACAACCTGCCGGCCAACGGCGAGGTGCTGCGCGGGCTCGTCACGGACTTCTGCGCTGCTCTCCCCGACGGCGAGTCCCTCGCGACGTGGATCGCCGAGTCGGTGTCGTTCCCGTCGTCGATGGTCGACCGGATCGTCCCGGCCACCACCGACGACGACCGCGCCGAGGCAGCCAAGCTGCTCGGGTTCTCCGACCGGGGCGTCGTCGTCACGGAGCCGTTCCGGCAGTGGGTGGTGGAGGACCACTTCGCCGCGGGCCGCCCGGCCTGGGAGCACGCCGGCGCCGTGCTCACCGCCGACGTCGCGCCGTACGAGGCGATGAAGCTGCGGTTGCTCAACGGCAGCCACTCCACCCTGGCCTACCTCGGTGCGCTGGCCGGGCACGCGCACGTCGCCGACGCCATGGCCGACCCGGGCATCGCCGGCGTCGTCGCGCACCTCATGGCCGAGGACGTCGAGCCCACCCTGGCCGTCCCCGACGGGTACGACGTGGCCGCCTACCAGCGGGAGCTCATCGAGCGCTTCCACAACCCCGCGCTGCGCCACCGCACCGTCCAGATCGCGATGGACGGCACGCAGAAGCTCCCGCAGCGGCTGCTCGGCACGATCGCCGACCGGCTCGCCGCGGGAGCCGAGCCCCGCTTCGCCTGCCTCGGCGTCGCGGCATGGATGCGTTACGTCTGGACGGCGCGGGCGGAGGACGGCGCCCCCCTCCCGGTGGACGACCCACTGGCCGAGCGGCTGCGGGAGCTCACCGCCGACGCGGCCACCCCCCAGGCGGCGGTCGACGCGCTCCTGTCGCTGGAGGAGGTCTTCGGTGCGGAGCTCCCGGCGAACGACAGGTTCTGCGACCTGGTGACCGACGCGCTGGAGGCCCTCACGAAGGGCGGCGTCGCCGCGGCCACCCAGATCTGA
- a CDS encoding choline dehydrogenase — protein sequence MSVSGYDVLIVGGGPAGCILANRLTADPSVRVLLLEAGGPDHWWDLRIQLPLAMGFPVGHRNFDWRYESEPEPGLGSRRLHHPRGKVLGGSSSINGMIYERGHRASYDRWAAEAGSEAWDYTHCEPYFRRLEGCVGEPRGTGRGRSGPQSLHRGPAEGPIFDAFFEAAQQAGYKVVPDVNDDAQEGFSPLDQAVRGGKRASAAVAYLHPVESRPNLEIRTHATVSKVLFEGTRAVGVRYRDKNGETHDVRASETILSAGAIGTPQILQLSGVGDGEHLRGLGIPVVHHLPGVGESLQEHLAVHVQHKCIQPVSMSDIRNKAKWPGVVLDALVFGKGPGTRNPMQAGGFVRSDFAEGGEPDLMFLLAPLAMNSSDESVEVTAHGYQMHVGVMRSEARGSVKIASPIPAVHPKIVANFLSDPKDKDRWINAVQRARHLLAQPAFQHLDGGETLPGPHVRTGEEIMAWVRRVGRVGYHPACTAAMGRGELAVVDPDTMRVHGVDGLRVVDASVMPSLTNANTLAPTMMIAEKAADIIIGNAPLPPRVPSRPRLVAPPEERVVAPAPAPAQASPSGASLFADSW from the coding sequence GTGTCTGTTTCCGGCTATGACGTCTTGATCGTCGGTGGCGGTCCGGCCGGCTGCATCCTGGCCAACCGCTTGACCGCCGATCCGTCGGTGCGGGTGCTGCTGCTGGAGGCCGGGGGCCCCGACCACTGGTGGGACCTGCGGATCCAGCTGCCGCTGGCGATGGGCTTCCCGGTCGGTCACCGCAACTTCGACTGGCGTTACGAGTCCGAGCCCGAGCCGGGCCTCGGCTCGCGGCGGCTGCACCACCCGCGGGGGAAGGTCCTCGGTGGCTCGAGCAGCATCAACGGGATGATCTACGAGCGCGGCCACCGGGCGAGCTACGACCGGTGGGCCGCGGAGGCCGGTTCGGAGGCGTGGGACTACACCCACTGCGAGCCGTACTTCCGGCGGCTGGAGGGCTGCGTGGGCGAACCGCGCGGCACCGGCCGGGGCCGCAGCGGCCCGCAGTCGCTGCACCGCGGCCCGGCGGAGGGCCCGATCTTCGACGCGTTCTTCGAGGCGGCGCAGCAGGCCGGCTACAAGGTCGTCCCCGACGTCAACGACGACGCGCAGGAGGGTTTCTCCCCACTGGACCAGGCGGTCCGGGGTGGGAAGCGCGCGTCGGCCGCGGTCGCGTACCTGCACCCGGTGGAGAGCAGGCCGAACCTCGAGATCCGCACCCACGCGACGGTCAGCAAGGTCCTCTTCGAGGGCACGCGGGCGGTGGGCGTCCGGTACCGGGACAAGAACGGCGAGACGCACGACGTCCGGGCCTCCGAGACGATCCTGTCGGCCGGCGCGATCGGCACGCCGCAGATCCTGCAGCTGTCCGGGGTGGGCGACGGCGAGCACCTGCGCGGGCTGGGCATCCCCGTGGTGCACCACCTGCCCGGTGTGGGCGAGTCGTTGCAGGAGCACCTCGCCGTGCACGTCCAGCACAAGTGCATCCAGCCGGTGTCGATGTCCGACATCCGCAACAAGGCCAAGTGGCCGGGCGTCGTGCTCGACGCACTGGTGTTCGGAAAGGGCCCGGGCACCCGCAACCCGATGCAGGCGGGCGGTTTCGTCCGCAGCGACTTCGCCGAGGGCGGCGAGCCCGACCTCATGTTCCTGCTCGCGCCGCTCGCCATGAACAGCTCCGACGAGTCGGTCGAGGTCACCGCGCACGGCTACCAGATGCACGTCGGCGTGATGCGGTCGGAGGCGCGCGGTTCGGTCAAGATCGCCTCGCCGATCCCGGCCGTGCACCCGAAGATCGTCGCGAACTTCCTGTCCGACCCCAAGGACAAGGACCGGTGGATCAACGCCGTCCAGCGGGCCCGTCACCTGCTCGCGCAGCCGGCGTTCCAGCACCTCGACGGCGGTGAGACGCTCCCGGGACCGCACGTGCGCACCGGCGAGGAGATCATGGCCTGGGTGCGGCGGGTCGGTCGCGTCGGCTACCACCCCGCCTGCACCGCTGCGATGGGGCGGGGCGAGCTCGCGGTGGTCGACCCCGACACCATGCGGGTGCACGGTGTCGACGGGCTGCGCGTGGTCGACGCGTCGGTGATGCCGTCGCTGACCAACGCCAACACGCTCGCGCCCACGATGATGATCGCCGAGAAGGCGGCCGACATCATCATCGGCAACGCGCCGCTCCCGCCGAGGGTGCCGAGCCGCCCGCGGCTCGTGGCGCCCCCGGAAGAGCGGGTCGTTGCGCCGGCTCCGGCGCCTGCGCAGGCGTCGCCCTCGGGGGCCTCGCTCTTCGCCGACTCCTGGTGA